AGGTGCGTGACAGCGACCACGATCCGGCCTTGCAGGCATTGAATCTGGGGCCGACAGGCATCAACCTGGCGCGGGCATTCGATGGCGCCAGCGGCGTGCTCAGTGGCTCGGCGATATCGCCAGGAGACCGGTGATGGGATGAGCAGCATCCTGATCGTCGACGACGAGTACCTGATCGCCGATATCCTGGGATTCGCTCTGGAGGATGAGGGTTACCTGGTGGAAAAGGCCAGCAATGGGCGCAAGGCGCTGGAGGCCTTGAGAGAAAAGCGCGTGGACCTGGTGATCACCGACTACATGATGCCGGTGCTCAATGGCGAGGAACTGTTGAATGCGATTCGTGACGAACTGCTGCTGACGGACCTGCCGGTGATCCTCATGAGCGGTGCCCAGGCCAGCCAGGGCCGGGCCTGCCCCGGAAGGTTCGCGGCGGTGTTCGACAAACCCTTCGACATGGACCGAATGATCGCCACGGTACGCGAACTGCTTGGCGCCTGAGGTTCGCAAGAGGCTCCCCGCATGGGCGGGCAATCGATCAGGCGCATCCGTGCGGCATGATGCGGTTGGCTTGGGGTTACTCGTCGTTGCTTTTTTCCGGCGCCGGGCTGCCGGCCTGGATCCGCTTGTAGATCTCTTCACGGTGCACCTGGACATCCTTCGGTGCATCGATACCGATCCTCACCTGCATCCCCTTGACGCCCAGAATGGTGACTTTGATGTCATCGTCGATGACGATGCTTTCGCCAACCTTGCGTGTGAGTATCAGCATGTATTTCTCCTTGGTGATGTAGAAAACCGCCGAGCCTGATGGTCTGCGGTGGGAGCCTGTCCCTCTTCCTTCTCATTAAAGACGCTTTCGGCGGATAGTAATTCCCCGACAGACAAATTCTGTTATCGATCTTTAGTTGCAGGTGCCAGTGGGGGTGCTACGCATTCCGCTGGCCAAGGTGCTCAGTGGCAAGGATAGGGTGCTTGGGTCCATATGGGAAATTTCTCTGCTCGATGAACTAAATAGTTGGGGTCAATGATCGTTTTGGCGCGCAAGCGCCTGGAGAAAGCGCAGCAGTGACACTTCCTCGAGTTCCAGGCCCTTGCGTGCCCGCGCGCGGGGCAGGTCCGCCAGGCGTCCGAGTTGGAAGTGTTCGAGTACGGCAGGGTGGATGTAGCAGCGTCGGCACACCGCTGGCGTGTTGCCCAGTCGCGCCGCCACCTGGCGGACGGTGTCGGCGACCTGGCGCCTGGCCTCGCTGTCGGGTTCCCAGGCCAGTGGCCGCAGCAGGCTCAGGGCAAGGCTGCTGCCGGCCCAGGTGCGGTAGTCCTTGGCGGTGAAGTCGGCGCCGGTCAGTTGCTGGAGAAACTGGTTGACCTCGGTCGAGCCGATGCCATGGCGCTGGCCCTGTTCGTCCAGGTACTGGAACAAGGCTTGGCCGGGCAATTCCATGCAGCGCTTGACCAGCCCGGCCAGGCGCCGGTCGGTCAGGGTGACGTTGTGCTCGACTCCGCGCTTGCCACGGAACTGAAAGCGAATTTGGCTACCCTTGACCTGCACATGGCGGGTGTTGAGCGTGGTCAGTCCGTAGGAGCGATTGGCGCGCAGGTATTGGCGGTTGCCGATGCGGATCAGCGTACTGTCGAGCAGGCTGATCACCAGCGCCATGACCTTCTCCCGGCCCAGCCCCGGGCAGGCCAGGTGCGCATCCAGTTGCTTGCGCAGCTTCGGCAGCGCTTCGGCGAAGGCCAGCATGCGCCCGTACTTGTGCTGGTCGCGCAGCTCGCGCCATTGCGTGTGGTAGCGGTACTGCTTGCGCCCCCGGGCATCCCGGCCGGTGGCCTGCAGGTGGCCCTGTGGATCGGCACAGATCCACACATCGGTGTAGGCCGGCGGGATCACCAGGGCTGCGATGCGCGCCAGTGTGTCGGCATCGCGGACACGCTGGTTGCTTGCGTCGAAATAATGAAAGCGATCGCGCCAGCGCCGCCGGGTCAAGCCGGGCTGGCTGTCATCGACGTAGTGCAGGGCGGCAGGGAGCGGGCAGTCGGGCATGGGGGCGGTCCATGAAGGGCACTCTTGCTGCAATGGACAGCGCCGGTTGCGTCATTGCTCAGCCCAGCAGCGCTACCGACTTGATCTGCGCCCAGAGGGTCTGGCCCGGCTGCACCGCGAGCTGATCCGCCGAATAGCGGGTGATGCGCGCCAGCAGGGCGTTGCCGGCGGCGTCCAGGCTGACCAGCACATGGGCGGGGTTGTCCGCCGGGCGGCATTCGCGGACTCGCACCGGCAGGCGATTGAGGATGCTCGAGGCGCTGTCGGCGGTCAGTGCCAGGCTGACATCCCGGGCCTGGACCTTGAGCCGCAGGGTGCTGCCCATGTGCAGCCCCGGGTGGGCGATGCGCAAGCGCTGGCCGTCACTGCCGGGCAGGCGTAGCTCGAACAGCTGGTAATGCGGATCGTGACCTACCACCACGCCTTCGAGCACCACGCCGGCATCCTCGCCCTGGGCCAGCGGCAGGTCGAGGCGCGCCAGGGTCTGGCCGATCGGCCCGCTGGCCACGGCCTTGCCCTGTTCGAGCAGGACCAGGTGGTCGGCCAGGCGCGCCACTTCGTCCTGGGCATGGCTGACGTAGATCAGCGGAATGTCCAGTTCGTCGTGCAGGCGTTCCAGGTACGGCAGGATTTCCCGCTTGCGCGCGCTGTCCAGCGCGGCCAGGGGTTCGTCCATCAGCAGCAGCCGTGGGCTGCTGAGCAGGGCTCGGGCGATACCGACCCGCTGCGCCTCGCCACCGGACAGGGTCGCCGGCTTGCGTGCCAGCAGGTGGCCGATGCCCAGCAGTTGGCAGGCCTGCTCCTGGCTGATCTTGCGCGCCTCGGGGGCGATGCGGCGCCAGCCGAACTCGAGGTTGCCGCGCACCGACAGGTGCGGGAACAGGCTGGCCTCCTGGAACACGTACCCTACTGGCCGCTGGTGTGGCGGGATGAAGTGCCCGCGCGCGCTGTCTTCCCAGACCTCGCCATTGACCTCGATGTAGGCGCTGGCGGCCCGCTCCAGGCCGGCCAGGCAACGCAGGCACGAGGTCTTGCCCGAGCCGGAATGGCCGAACAGGGCGCTGATGCCGCGTCCGGGCAGGTTCAGGTCGACGTCCAGGGTGAAGTCGTCACGCGCCAGTTTCAGACGCGCCTGTATCGATGTACTCATGTCAGCTCCAGCCGGCCTTGCTGCGACGGCCTGCATAGAGCATCAGCAGCACCAGGAACGAGAACACCAGCATGGCTCCGGCCAGCCAGTGCGCCTGGCTGTATTCCATGGCTTCGACATGATCGAAGATCTGCACCGAGACCACCCGGGTCTTGTCGGGAATATTGCCGCCGATCATCAGCACCACGCCGAACTCGCCCACGGTGTGGGCGAAGCCAAGAATGCTGGCGGTGATGAAGCCGGGGCGCGCCAGCGGCAGCACCACGTGGATGAAGGTATCCCACGGGCTGGCCCGCAGGGTGGCGGCCACCTCCAGCGGGCGCTGGCCGATGGCGCCGAAGGCGTTCTGCAAGGGCTGCACCACGAAGGGCATGGAGTACACCACCGAGCCGATCACCAGCCCGGTGAAGCTGAACACCACGCTGCCCAGGCCCAGGGCCTGGGTGGCCTGGCCTATCCAGCCCTGGGGGCCGAGGGCCAGCAGCAGGTAAAAGCCGATCACGGTCGGTGGCAGCACCAGCGGTAGGGCCACCACCGCGCCGATCGGTCCGCGCAGCCAGGAGCGTGTGCGCGCCAGCCACCAGGCGATGGGCGTGCCCAGCACCAGGAGAATGGCGGTGGTCAGGCTGGCCAGCTTGATGGTCAGCCAGATCGCGCTCAGGTCACCGGCGTCGAGCGGCATCAGAGCTCATAGCCGTAGGACTTGATCACCGCGGCGGCCTTTGGACCCTTTAGGTAGTCGACCAGGGCCTTGGCGGCCGGGTTGTCCTTGCCTTTGTTGAGAATCACCGCGTCCTGGCGGATCGGGTCATGCAGCTCGGCGGGCACGATCCAGGCGGAGCCTTCGCTGACCTTGCCATCCTTGTAGATCTGCGACAGGGCGACGAAGCCCAGCTCGGCATTGCCGGTGGAAACGAACTGGAAGGCCTGGGTGATGTTCTGACCTTCGACGATCTTCGCCTTGGTGGCTTCGGTCAGCTTGAGCTTGTCCAGCACCTGGGTGGCGGCCAGGCCATAGGGCGCGGCCTTGGGGTTGGCAATGGACAGGTGCTTGTATTCGTTCTTCTTCAGCACGTCGCCCTTGGCGTCGACGTAGCCCGGCTTGGCCGACCACAGCGCCAGGGTGCCGATGGCGTAGGTGAAGCGTGAGCCCGCGACGATTTCCTTTTCCTGCTCGAGCTTGGCCGGGGTACTGTCGTCGGCGGCGAGGAACACTTCGAACGGCGCGCCATTCTTGATTTGTGCGTAGAACTGGCCGGTAGCGCCGTAGGCGGCGACCAGCTTGTGGCCGGTGTCCTTCTCGAAGTCCTTGGCGATGGCCTGGATGGGCGCTGTAAAGTTGGCCGCTACGGCGACATGGACTTCATCGGCCTGGGCGGCGTTGACGGCGATCAGGGTGGCCAGGGCACTTAAGGCCAGGTGGGGCAGACGAATACGCATGTAGACGGCTCCTAGGGGGCGGCGGATTATCGTTATGGCTTGAACTATATAGCGATACGCCATCCGTCGGGAAGAGGGTGCCTGAAAGTTTCTTGATCTATTGGTCAGCTTTTTGTTGGCCGCCCGGCAATGGCTCGGGTCAGCTCACCCGCCGGCATGTGACGCCCAAGGCGCAGCGCCTGTCCGGACCACAGGTTGCTGAAATCGGCGTTGCCCTGCGGGTCGGTGATCGCCCGCAGTGGCATCAGCGCGCCGCCGGCCAGCGGGAAGCGCGGGGCGAGGGCGCTCATCGGCCCCAGCTCGCGCATCAGGCGGTTGTTGATGCCACGCGCCGGGCGGCCGGTGAACAGGTTGGTCAGCGCTGTATCGTTGGCGGACGCGCTGTCCAGGGCGCGGCGGTGCGCCGGGGACACATTGGCCTCTGGGCAGAACAGGTACGCAGTACCGACCTGCACCGCCGAGGCGCCCAGGGCCAGGGCGGCGACCAGGCCGCGATGGTCGCCGACACCACCCGCCGCGATCACCGGCAACTGCACGGCATCCACAACCTGGGGCACCAGGGCGAAGGTGCCGATCTGGCTGTTGATGTCGCTGTCGAGGAACATGCCACGATGGCCGCCGGCCTCGTAGCCCATGGCGATGATCGCGTCGCAGCCATGCTGTTCAAGCCACCGCGCTTCCTCCACCGTGGTGGCGCTGGACAGCACCTTGGCCCCGGCTGCCTTGACCCTTCGCAGCAGCTCGGGCGCCGGCAGGCCGAAGTGGAAACTGACCACCTCCGGGCGCAGTTCCTCCACCAGCTGGCAGCTCTGTTCGTCGAAGGGCGCGCGATTGGACACCGGTGTCGGCGCCTCGAAGTCCGCGCCGACTTCCTCATAGTAGGGCTTGAGCGCCTGCTTCCAGCGGGCGTCGCGCTCGGGGTCCGGCGGCGGCGGCTGGTGGCAGAAGAAGTTCAGGTTGAGCGGGCCCCGGCAGGCGGCGCGAAAGGCCTCGATCTCGCCGCGCACCTGCTCGGCGGTGAGCATGGCGCAGGGCAGGGCGCCGAGACCGCCGGCGTTGCCGACGGCAATGGCCATGGCCGAACCGCTGGCGCCGGCCATGGGCGCCTGGAGAATGGGCAGCTCGATACTCAGCAGGTCGAGGATGCGACGGTCTTGCCGGGTGCTCATGGACGACTCCTTGAGTGCGGGGCGTGCTGCGTGGTTACAAGGCCTTGCTGACCTGGATGTCGCTGATCTTGTCGACGTCGTCGCCGTGGATCTTGCGCAGCGCTTGCTGCGCCTGCTCGAGGGAGGCGTCGGGCATCTGGGCGAAGTCCCAGCGGCGCTCGCCGTCGAGCTTGTACTTGATCACATATTTGATGGTCTGGGTCATGCGGCTATCCAAGTGTTATCCGAGTTTCGACGACGAGCGACGGACGATCTTGATCTTGTGGCTGAGGGCCGGCTTGCGCGTCACCGAGATCGGGCGAGTGGTCACGGTGTCGATGGTGATGTTCCAGAAGCCAGTGCTCGGCACGGTGATCTTCGCCGGGAAACGCTCGAAGTGGCCGCCGTGGTAGGTGTGGCGCCCGCCATTCTTGAAGCTGCGGAAGTTGGCGTCGTTCATCAGGCGGATATTGCAGCGCTGGGAGCACTCGATGACGACGATGTCGTCTTCGTTCAGGTGCTCGCGCTGGTGTACGAATTTCATGGGGAGCTCCGCAAGGATTGGTTCAGCAAACGCGAAAGATACCACGATGTGAGGTTACACTTGCGCCCGGGCTGGCCAAGCCAAGGAGATTTCTGCCAGACGTGGGAGCAAAACCGCCTGGATGTGGTCAGAGGATGACTTTGCAGATGCTGGAGACGATGTAGATGAAATGGGTGTTAGCGGCGGTATCGTTGGCCTTGGGGGGCTGTGTCAGCGTAACGGAACTCGAGCAGTCCCACGCGACGCTGGATGTGATCTCCGGCAAGACGCCGCGCGAATATGCCGATTGCGTGAAGCGCAAGCTGGCCGACACGCGTGATCCCTTGCAGGAAGAGGTACGGGGCGATGGCCTGCGCCTGACCGTGCCGCAGAAGGTGTCGGCCGGTGTCGGTCCTGCGGCGCTGCTCGATATCGACAAGCGCGGCAGCGGCAGCGCGATCAAGGTGTATGAACGGCTGAACAACTTCCCGCTGCGCCTGGGTGATGTGCGTACTTCGGCGACCCAGTGCATCTCCGGTTCTTGATCCAGCTCAGTTAATCGGCGATTAGCTGGCGGTTTGCCACTTTCCTTCCCGGTGACGCGTTGTCGCACGTCGGGGATTAGGCCTAGTATTTCTGGGCTTATATCGTTTGAGCCTAAGCTTATAACAAGGAAATGGAGCCTCCGTGATGAAACCCCTGAGCCATGTCGTGATCGGCAGCCTGCTGATCTTGGCCTGGCCCTCGGCGCACGCTGCCGATGGCCAGAAAATCTTCAACCAGGGCGGGCAGAACCCCGCCGCCATGGCCTGCCTGGGCTGTCATGGCCCGGACGGCAAGGGTATCGCCGCCGCCGGCTTTCCCCGTCTCGCCGGCCTGCCTGCCGGCTATCTCAGCAAGCAGTTGCACGACTTTCGCAGCGCCAGCCGCAAGCAGCCAGTGATGGAGCCGCTGGCCAAGGCCCTGGACGATGCCGAAATCGAGGCGGTCAGCACCTATCTGGCTAAGCTGCCTGCCGATGCCGCGGCGGGCACGCGTCGCCAGCAGATCGCCAACGATCCGGTGGCCCGCCTGGCCATCTACGGCGACTGGAGCCGGCTGATCCCCGGTTGCGTGCAGTGTCATGGCCCGGGCGGCAGCGGCGTCGGCGAGCACTTCCCGCCGCTGGCCGGGCAGCCCGCCGCTTACCTGGTGGCGCAACTCAATGCCTGGCGCGATGGCAGCCGCAGCAATGACCCCAACCAGTTGATGGTCAACGTGGCCAAGGCGATGACCGATGCCGAGGTCAAGGCGGTCGCTGACTACTTTGCCCAACCGGCCAGCCAGGAGGTCAAGCCATGAAAGTCCTGATGCCAACCCTGCTGCTGGCCATGGGCACTGCCCAAGCCGCCCCCATCGCCATGGAAGACCAGTCCCAGCTCAAGGTCCCGGGCGTGCAGGCCGCCCCGCAGTTCGTGCCGCCGGCGGAAAGCGCGATCCCGGATAACGCCTTCGGCAAGATGATCCGTGAAGGCCACGCGCTGTTCGTCGATACGCGACGATTGATGCCCGACGCGGTCGGCAACGGCATGAACTGCAGTAACTGCCACCTCGACCAGGGACGTATGCCACATTCCGCGCCATTGTGGGGCGCCTACCCAATGTACCCGGCGTATCGCAAGAAGAACGACAAGGTCAACACCTTCGCCGAGCGCATCCAGGGCTGCTTCACCTTCAGCATGAACGGCAAGCCGCCGGCGGCCGACAGCCCACAGATGACCGCCTTGAGCGTTTACGCCTACTGGCTGTCGACCCAGGCGCCGACAGGCGTGGAAATCGCCGGTCGCGGCTACCCGGAGGTGCCCAGGCCCGAAGGTGGTTATGACTTCAAGCGCGGCAAGCAGGTGTATGACGAGCAATGCGCGATCTGTCACGGTGGCAATGGCGAAGGGCAAAAGGTGGCCGGGGA
This window of the Pseudomonas mosselii genome carries:
- a CDS encoding response regulator, which codes for MSSILIVDDEYLIADILGFALEDEGYLVEKASNGRKALEALREKRVDLVITDYMMPVLNGEELLNAIRDELLLTDLPVILMSGAQASQGRACPGRFAAVFDKPFDMDRMIATVRELLGA
- the csrA gene encoding carbon storage regulator CsrA, with amino-acid sequence MLILTRKVGESIVIDDDIKVTILGVKGMQVRIGIDAPKDVQVHREEIYKRIQAGSPAPEKSNDE
- a CDS encoding DNA topoisomerase IB; translated protein: MPDCPLPAALHYVDDSQPGLTRRRWRDRFHYFDASNQRVRDADTLARIAALVIPPAYTDVWICADPQGHLQATGRDARGRKQYRYHTQWRELRDQHKYGRMLAFAEALPKLRKQLDAHLACPGLGREKVMALVISLLDSTLIRIGNRQYLRANRSYGLTTLNTRHVQVKGSQIRFQFRGKRGVEHNVTLTDRRLAGLVKRCMELPGQALFQYLDEQGQRHGIGSTEVNQFLQQLTGADFTAKDYRTWAGSSLALSLLRPLAWEPDSEARRQVADTVRQVAARLGNTPAVCRRCYIHPAVLEHFQLGRLADLPRARARKGLELEEVSLLRFLQALARQNDH
- the modC gene encoding molybdenum ABC transporter ATP-binding protein, encoding MSTSIQARLKLARDDFTLDVDLNLPGRGISALFGHSGSGKTSCLRCLAGLERAASAYIEVNGEVWEDSARGHFIPPHQRPVGYVFQEASLFPHLSVRGNLEFGWRRIAPEARKISQEQACQLLGIGHLLARKPATLSGGEAQRVGIARALLSSPRLLLMDEPLAALDSARKREILPYLERLHDELDIPLIYVSHAQDEVARLADHLVLLEQGKAVASGPIGQTLARLDLPLAQGEDAGVVLEGVVVGHDPHYQLFELRLPGSDGQRLRIAHPGLHMGSTLRLKVQARDVSLALTADSASSILNRLPVRVRECRPADNPAHVLVSLDAAGNALLARITRYSADQLAVQPGQTLWAQIKSVALLG
- the modB gene encoding molybdate ABC transporter permease subunit; translated protein: MPLDAGDLSAIWLTIKLASLTTAILLVLGTPIAWWLARTRSWLRGPIGAVVALPLVLPPTVIGFYLLLALGPQGWIGQATQALGLGSVVFSFTGLVIGSVVYSMPFVVQPLQNAFGAIGQRPLEVAATLRASPWDTFIHVVLPLARPGFITASILGFAHTVGEFGVVLMIGGNIPDKTRVVSVQIFDHVEAMEYSQAHWLAGAMLVFSFLVLLMLYAGRRSKAGWS
- the modA gene encoding molybdate ABC transporter substrate-binding protein, producing the protein MRIRLPHLALSALATLIAVNAAQADEVHVAVAANFTAPIQAIAKDFEKDTGHKLVAAYGATGQFYAQIKNGAPFEVFLAADDSTPAKLEQEKEIVAGSRFTYAIGTLALWSAKPGYVDAKGDVLKKNEYKHLSIANPKAAPYGLAATQVLDKLKLTEATKAKIVEGQNITQAFQFVSTGNAELGFVALSQIYKDGKVSEGSAWIVPAELHDPIRQDAVILNKGKDNPAAKALVDYLKGPKAAAVIKSYGYEL
- a CDS encoding NAD(P)H-dependent flavin oxidoreductase, with the protein product MSTRQDRRILDLLSIELPILQAPMAGASGSAMAIAVGNAGGLGALPCAMLTAEQVRGEIEAFRAACRGPLNLNFFCHQPPPPDPERDARWKQALKPYYEEVGADFEAPTPVSNRAPFDEQSCQLVEELRPEVVSFHFGLPAPELLRRVKAAGAKVLSSATTVEEARWLEQHGCDAIIAMGYEAGGHRGMFLDSDINSQIGTFALVPQVVDAVQLPVIAAGGVGDHRGLVAALALGASAVQVGTAYLFCPEANVSPAHRRALDSASANDTALTNLFTGRPARGINNRLMRELGPMSALAPRFPLAGGALMPLRAITDPQGNADFSNLWSGQALRLGRHMPAGELTRAIAGRPTKS
- a CDS encoding DUF1883 domain-containing protein is translated as MKFVHQREHLNEDDIVVIECSQRCNIRLMNDANFRSFKNGGRHTYHGGHFERFPAKITVPSTGFWNITIDTVTTRPISVTRKPALSHKIKIVRRSSSKLG
- a CDS encoding c-type cytochrome, which codes for MKPLSHVVIGSLLILAWPSAHAADGQKIFNQGGQNPAAMACLGCHGPDGKGIAAAGFPRLAGLPAGYLSKQLHDFRSASRKQPVMEPLAKALDDAEIEAVSTYLAKLPADAAAGTRRQQIANDPVARLAIYGDWSRLIPGCVQCHGPGGSGVGEHFPPLAGQPAAYLVAQLNAWRDGSRSNDPNQLMVNVAKAMTDAEVKAVADYFAQPASQEVKP
- a CDS encoding c-type cytochrome, with protein sequence MKVLMPTLLLAMGTAQAAPIAMEDQSQLKVPGVQAAPQFVPPAESAIPDNAFGKMIREGHALFVDTRRLMPDAVGNGMNCSNCHLDQGRMPHSAPLWGAYPMYPAYRKKNDKVNTFAERIQGCFTFSMNGKPPAADSPQMTALSVYAYWLSTQAPTGVEIAGRGYPEVPRPEGGYDFKRGKQVYDEQCAICHGGNGEGQKVAGEYVMPPLWGKDSYNWGAGMHRINTAASFIKYNMPLGKPGSLSDQQAWDVAAWINRHERPQDPRLVEGSIEKTRLKFHANDGVNLYGQKVDGVLIGQGIGG